The proteins below come from a single Beutenbergia cavernae DSM 12333 genomic window:
- a CDS encoding GDSL-type esterase/lipase family protein: protein MTDDVIIAPQADSEIWRGAVAWEERDGRARAWRLLPERAARAHAPELVRHATMAAGVRALVTTDASEARLELDFEHDADARLDVLLDGELYRRVEVTSGLTDLRVPLPDGEHDLAIWLPQVGQSWVGPLTLVGASTAAPTPPAAPRWTTYGSSITQCSAADGPSETWPAVAARALGWDLTCLGFGGQCHLDPIAASTIAAVPADVVSMCLGINIYGGATFSPRTFAAHASAFVERVRAAHPDATLVVITPIASPARETTPNAVDFTLEQMREDLRSVVDVLQAEGDANLHLVDGLSLLGLDEVHLLPDALHPDGEGYRLMGERVALAMGALTGAAPATVR from the coding sequence GTGACCGACGACGTGATCATTGCCCCGCAGGCCGACTCCGAGATCTGGCGGGGCGCCGTCGCCTGGGAGGAGCGCGACGGCCGGGCGCGTGCCTGGCGGCTTCTCCCCGAGCGGGCCGCGCGCGCCCACGCACCCGAGCTCGTGCGCCACGCCACCATGGCCGCCGGGGTCCGCGCCCTCGTCACCACCGACGCGAGCGAGGCACGCCTCGAGCTGGACTTCGAGCACGACGCGGACGCGCGCCTCGACGTGCTGCTCGACGGCGAGCTGTACCGCCGGGTCGAGGTCACGTCCGGGCTCACGGACCTGCGCGTGCCGCTGCCCGACGGCGAGCACGACCTGGCGATCTGGCTGCCGCAGGTCGGGCAGTCGTGGGTCGGCCCGCTGACGCTCGTGGGGGCGTCGACGGCGGCGCCGACGCCGCCGGCCGCGCCGCGCTGGACGACGTACGGCAGCTCGATCACCCAGTGCAGCGCAGCGGACGGGCCGAGCGAGACGTGGCCGGCTGTCGCGGCACGCGCCCTCGGTTGGGATCTGACGTGCCTCGGGTTCGGTGGGCAGTGCCACCTCGACCCGATCGCCGCGAGCACGATCGCCGCCGTGCCTGCCGACGTCGTCAGCATGTGCCTCGGGATCAACATCTATGGCGGCGCCACGTTCAGCCCGCGCACGTTCGCTGCGCACGCGTCGGCGTTCGTGGAGCGGGTCCGCGCCGCGCACCCGGACGCCACCCTCGTGGTCATCACGCCGATCGCGAGCCCGGCGCGGGAGACCACGCCGAACGCCGTCGACTTCACGCTCGAGCAGATGCGCGAGGACCTGCGCTCCGTCGTCGACGTCCTCCAGGCTGAGGGCGACGCGAACCTCCACCTCGTGGACGGGCTGTCCCTGCTCGGGCTGGACGAGGTGCACCTGCTCCCCGACGCCCTGCACCCCGACGGCGAGGGCTACCGGCTCATGGGCGAGCGTGTCGCGCTCGCGATGGGCGCCCTGACCGGCGCCGCGCCGGCGACCGTGCGGTGA
- a CDS encoding TMEM175 family protein translates to MTYERRGEPRSLERFVFFSDAVVAIAITLIVLPLVDSARDLPPGTTTADFLGENAYALLAAGISFFVIGGFWSGHRRLFDRATGLAPGVQLLNLAWLATIVLLPLATVLEVSAEPGDRLGVLLYVGTMLLSLVVIQVQELLLARAGQLSPTPTRGDLASGWVAVVLMLLALLLAVAFPALSLYPLLLLVLTGPLSRLVRRRAGEGPPAAVGDAE, encoded by the coding sequence GTGACGTATGAGAGACGCGGTGAACCGCGCTCGCTGGAGCGGTTCGTGTTCTTCAGCGACGCCGTCGTCGCCATCGCGATCACGCTCATCGTCCTGCCGCTGGTGGACAGCGCCCGGGACCTGCCGCCGGGGACGACGACGGCGGACTTCCTCGGCGAGAACGCCTACGCGCTGCTGGCGGCCGGGATCAGCTTCTTCGTCATCGGTGGCTTCTGGTCCGGCCACCGGCGGCTGTTCGACCGCGCCACCGGACTGGCGCCCGGGGTGCAGCTCCTCAATCTCGCCTGGCTCGCGACGATCGTGCTCCTCCCGCTGGCGACGGTGCTGGAGGTCTCCGCGGAGCCCGGCGACCGGCTCGGCGTGCTCCTCTACGTCGGGACGATGCTGCTGTCGCTCGTCGTCATCCAGGTGCAGGAGCTGCTGCTCGCGCGGGCCGGCCAGCTCTCGCCTACACCGACCCGGGGCGATCTCGCGAGCGGGTGGGTCGCCGTCGTCCTCATGCTCCTCGCCCTGCTGCTCGCCGTCGCGTTCCCTGCGCTCAGCCTGTACCCGCTGCTGCTGCTCGTGCTCACCGGGCCGCTGTCGCGCCTCGTGCGGCGCCGCGCCGGCGAGGGCCCGCCCGCGGCCGTGGGAGACGCGGAGTAA
- a CDS encoding polysaccharide lyase family 8 super-sandwich domain-containing protein, translated as MQLSRRQVLAMVPAGALLAIAAPMRAYADTPADHARLLANAVAIFAGTAESNARPEAAAKLAAIQTTARTRLAELDAAGPGELFAGVPLGTSDPNLNTSFLRLYEIALATCTPGVASELVGSTEVRRRVIDGLVWLHENYYGDQAAGYYGNWFTWEIGISASVSKTLVLLDDDVAAYRPELVGTYVASMDAYLRNGVGGDVNLDSRFHTGANLADITTNRVLQGALTADDARVSKAIADQSTVFATIDPYDLQHGNTDGYYADGSFIQHHSVAYTGSYGRTLLTRVVQTVKLLDGTAAAPGTELADVVHGWVRDGFAPVIVEGWMAEIVKGRAVSRTGTGYADVATVVEAVVDLADYASAENALALRGYVRYLEAASPTPADPTRFVSPVSIVRYADILADDALPTQDLNPAERTVAFNAMDRTVHRRTGYTFALARSSDRISRYEYMNGENLMPWFQGDGMHYLYLAGQDQTQAFGVDFFTTVSPYRLPGTTVPVEERQTIPELYGRFWYENPDHPLGFTSSSESQNTYVYFPRGTNAFSGGATLGTYGVAGMVLSDDVPYVDAQAGVLPDDFVVYANARATKSWFLLDDEIVVLAADVHDPHRRDVVTTLDSRIAAPGDGVVVTGARRGGRAWSPDDGPERLEWLRWENPAQGVVVGYALLDAGPVAVTLEDVTRSRRVIRVSNPDTAATKRVFTASVAHPRRGRSELAYAIVPGGSAEQLAAYQRGPVQVLRNDGRIQAVRHSGLGLVAANVFAGGTQQVRNVAIDGPASVLVRETDDGGTSVALSDPTMDRRSVTVTIRGRRLEAESADDGVEVRRVPGGTEVRADVREAYGASFTATLRPR; from the coding sequence ATGCAGCTCTCCCGTCGCCAGGTGCTCGCGATGGTCCCGGCCGGGGCCCTGCTCGCGATCGCCGCCCCGATGCGCGCCTACGCCGACACCCCGGCGGACCACGCCCGCCTGCTCGCCAACGCCGTCGCCATCTTCGCGGGCACCGCGGAGTCCAACGCCCGCCCGGAAGCGGCGGCGAAGCTGGCGGCCATCCAGACGACGGCGCGCACGCGGCTCGCGGAGCTCGACGCCGCCGGGCCGGGCGAGCTGTTCGCCGGTGTGCCCCTCGGCACGAGCGACCCGAACCTCAACACGTCGTTCCTCCGGTTGTACGAGATTGCTCTGGCGACATGTACGCCGGGCGTCGCGTCCGAGCTCGTGGGCAGCACGGAGGTCCGCCGGCGCGTGATCGACGGCCTCGTCTGGCTGCACGAGAACTACTACGGCGACCAGGCGGCCGGCTACTACGGCAACTGGTTCACGTGGGAGATCGGCATCTCGGCGTCCGTCAGCAAGACGCTGGTGCTGCTCGACGACGACGTCGCCGCGTACCGTCCGGAGCTCGTCGGCACCTACGTCGCCTCGATGGACGCGTACCTGCGCAACGGCGTCGGCGGCGACGTCAACCTCGACTCCCGCTTCCACACCGGCGCGAACCTCGCCGACATCACCACGAACCGCGTCCTGCAGGGCGCGTTGACGGCCGACGACGCCCGCGTCAGCAAGGCGATCGCCGACCAGTCCACGGTGTTCGCCACGATCGACCCGTACGACCTGCAGCACGGGAACACCGACGGCTACTACGCCGACGGGTCGTTCATCCAGCACCACTCGGTCGCGTACACCGGCTCGTACGGGCGCACGCTCCTGACCCGCGTCGTCCAGACCGTCAAGCTGCTCGACGGGACGGCCGCCGCGCCCGGCACCGAGCTGGCCGACGTCGTCCACGGCTGGGTACGCGACGGCTTCGCGCCGGTCATCGTCGAGGGCTGGATGGCGGAGATCGTCAAGGGGCGCGCGGTCTCGCGCACGGGCACGGGGTACGCCGACGTCGCGACGGTGGTGGAGGCGGTCGTCGACCTCGCCGACTACGCGAGCGCCGAGAACGCCCTGGCGCTGCGCGGCTACGTGCGCTACCTCGAGGCAGCGTCGCCGACGCCGGCCGACCCGACGCGCTTCGTCTCGCCGGTGAGCATCGTGCGGTACGCGGACATCCTCGCCGACGACGCGCTGCCGACGCAGGACCTCAACCCCGCGGAGCGCACCGTCGCGTTCAACGCGATGGACCGCACCGTGCACCGGCGGACGGGGTACACGTTCGCGCTCGCGCGCAGCTCCGACCGGATCAGCCGGTACGAGTACATGAACGGCGAGAACCTCATGCCCTGGTTCCAGGGCGACGGCATGCACTACCTCTACCTCGCCGGCCAGGACCAGACGCAGGCGTTCGGCGTCGACTTCTTCACGACCGTCTCGCCGTACCGCCTGCCCGGCACCACGGTGCCGGTCGAGGAGCGGCAGACCATCCCGGAGCTGTACGGGCGGTTCTGGTACGAGAACCCGGACCATCCGCTGGGGTTCACGTCGTCGTCGGAGTCGCAGAACACCTACGTCTACTTCCCGCGCGGCACGAACGCCTTCTCGGGTGGCGCGACGCTCGGCACGTACGGCGTCGCCGGCATGGTGCTGTCCGACGACGTCCCGTACGTCGACGCGCAGGCCGGCGTCCTCCCGGACGACTTCGTGGTGTACGCCAACGCGCGGGCCACGAAGTCGTGGTTCCTGCTCGACGACGAGATCGTCGTGCTCGCCGCAGACGTGCACGACCCCCACCGCCGCGACGTCGTCACGACCCTCGACAGCCGGATCGCGGCGCCGGGCGACGGCGTGGTCGTCACCGGTGCGCGTCGAGGCGGACGCGCCTGGTCGCCGGACGACGGCCCCGAGCGGCTGGAGTGGCTGCGGTGGGAGAACCCCGCACAGGGGGTGGTCGTCGGCTACGCGCTGCTCGACGCCGGCCCGGTCGCCGTCACCCTCGAGGACGTGACGCGCAGCCGCCGCGTGATCCGGGTGTCGAACCCCGACACCGCCGCGACGAAGCGCGTGTTCACGGCGTCGGTGGCACATCCCCGCCGCGGCCGCTCGGAGCTGGCCTACGCGATCGTGCCGGGCGGGAGCGCCGAGCAGCTCGCCGCGTACCAGCGCGGACCGGTCCAGGTGCTGCGCAACGACGGCCGGATCCAGGCGGTGCGGCACTCCGGCCTCGGCCTGGTCGCCGCGAACGTGTTCGCCGGGGGCACCCAGCAGGTCCGCAACGTGGCGATCGACGGGCCGGCGTCCGTGCTCGTGCGGGAGACGGACGACGGCGGCACGTCCGTCGCGCTGTCCGACCCGACGATGGACCGGCGCTCGGTGACGGTGACGATCCGGGGGCGGCGGCTCGAGGCGGAGTCGGCGGACGACGGCGTCGAGGTGCGTCGGGTGCCCGGCGGCACCGAGGTGCGGGCCGACGTGCGCGAGGCCTACGGGGCGAGCTTCACGGCGACGCTCCGGCCGCGCTGA
- a CDS encoding VOC family protein encodes MPRPSLRVTSVTIGTDRPNDLAHFYAELLGWPVSADEPAVPGDPVRGGWAQIRPPEGESGPTLNFEFERYFTAPVWPAEEARQTASQHLDVWVEDLDAAVGWAVEHGARLAEVQPQDDVRVLFDPSGHPFCLFL; translated from the coding sequence ATGCCGCGACCATCTCTGCGCGTGACGTCCGTGACGATCGGCACCGACCGGCCGAACGACCTGGCCCACTTCTACGCCGAGCTGCTCGGCTGGCCCGTCAGCGCTGACGAACCGGCGGTCCCCGGCGATCCCGTCCGGGGCGGTTGGGCGCAGATCCGGCCGCCCGAGGGCGAGAGCGGGCCCACGCTCAACTTCGAGTTCGAGCGCTACTTCACCGCTCCGGTGTGGCCGGCCGAGGAGGCGCGGCAGACGGCGTCGCAGCACCTCGACGTCTGGGTCGAGGACCTCGACGCGGCGGTCGGCTGGGCGGTCGAGCACGGCGCCCGGCTCGCCGAGGTCCAGCCGCAGGACGACGTCCGGGTGCTGTTCGACCCGTCGGGCCACCCGTTCTGCCTGTTCCTCTGA
- a CDS encoding aldo/keto reductase encodes MLTRTIGNDTVGSDDVGSVGLGLMTFDQSGPQPREQLLDTVRAALDAGVTLFDTADAYGPGEQLGAACQGENEKLIASLLDELGVRDRVQLATKGGCVRTDGGGWARDSSPEHLNAAVDGSLRRLGVDQLWLWQHHRPDETRDYAETVDVLSAIADSGKVRAIGLSNVDPEQIRAAHAVLGERLVSVQNQFSPAFLSSRPEIDVCAELGLAFLPWSPLGGLGDAKQLAERHPAFAEIARERGVSPQQVALAWELAQAPVVIPIPGAKRPASIADSAAAADLELTPDELARLDAA; translated from the coding sequence ATGCTGACACGCACGATCGGCAACGACACGGTGGGGAGCGACGACGTCGGCAGCGTGGGTCTCGGCCTCATGACCTTCGACCAGAGTGGCCCCCAGCCGCGAGAGCAGCTGCTGGACACTGTCCGGGCCGCGCTCGACGCAGGTGTGACGCTCTTCGATACCGCGGACGCCTACGGACCGGGCGAACAGCTCGGCGCCGCCTGCCAGGGCGAGAACGAGAAGCTCATCGCCTCCCTGCTCGACGAGCTCGGGGTGCGTGACCGCGTGCAGCTCGCCACGAAGGGCGGGTGCGTGCGCACCGACGGCGGCGGTTGGGCCCGCGACAGCTCGCCGGAGCACCTGAACGCGGCGGTGGACGGCAGCCTGCGCCGGCTCGGCGTCGACCAGCTCTGGCTCTGGCAGCACCACCGCCCGGACGAGACGCGCGACTACGCCGAGACGGTCGACGTGCTGAGCGCCATCGCCGACAGCGGCAAGGTGCGCGCGATCGGGTTGTCGAACGTTGACCCCGAGCAGATTCGTGCCGCGCACGCCGTGCTCGGCGAGCGCCTGGTCAGCGTGCAGAACCAGTTCTCACCGGCGTTCCTCTCCAGCCGGCCGGAGATCGACGTGTGCGCCGAGCTCGGGCTCGCGTTTCTGCCGTGGAGCCCGCTGGGCGGCCTCGGCGACGCGAAGCAGCTTGCCGAGAGGCACCCCGCCTTCGCGGAGATCGCCCGGGAGCGTGGCGTCAGCCCGCAGCAGGTGGCGCTCGCCTGGGAGCTGGCCCAAGCACCCGTGGTGATCCCGATCCCGGGGGCCAAGCGACCGGCGTCGATCGCCGACTCTGCGGCCGCCGCCGACCTCGAGCTCACACCCGACGAGCTCGCCCGCCTCGACGCCGCCTGA
- a CDS encoding cupin domain-containing protein, with the protein MLGDRLRDLRRQHGLTLRDVAGQTGLSVALLSQIENGRTDPSITSLRKLARAFDAEVATLFHEPDAPSVHISRPGERFLLSAPAGLIAYERVTPGRGDLEVLRSVLAPGDVSAEGPRGHASTECVYVLAGEVVVTIGESDHRLVAGEAATFDSRQPHRYRNDSAANAEILVVVTPPTP; encoded by the coding sequence GTGCTGGGAGACCGACTGCGGGACCTGCGCCGGCAGCACGGGCTGACGCTCCGCGACGTCGCCGGCCAGACCGGGCTGTCCGTGGCGCTCCTCAGTCAGATCGAGAACGGGCGCACCGACCCGAGCATCACGAGCCTGCGCAAGCTCGCCCGGGCGTTCGACGCCGAGGTGGCGACGCTCTTCCACGAGCCCGACGCGCCGTCGGTCCACATCTCCCGACCCGGCGAGCGCTTCCTTCTCTCCGCGCCCGCGGGGCTCATCGCCTACGAGCGAGTGACGCCGGGCCGCGGCGACCTCGAGGTCCTGCGTTCGGTCCTCGCGCCCGGCGACGTGAGCGCCGAGGGTCCGCGCGGGCACGCCTCGACGGAGTGTGTGTACGTCCTCGCGGGGGAGGTCGTCGTGACAATCGGGGAGAGCGACCACCGGCTCGTGGCGGGCGAGGCGGCGACGTTCGACTCGCGCCAGCCGCACCGCTACCGCAACGACTCGGCGGCGAACGCCGAGATCCTCGTCGTCGTCACGCCGCCGACGCCGTGA
- a CDS encoding ROK family transcriptional regulator, protein MPQGLQHTAPPRAGHEARILDHLRRRGRASRGEIATALGLSRATVSTVTGQLVRTGTLVVAPATESGRLGRRPEVLSLDPSSGLVLGLDFGHTHVTVVATDASHTVVGSGTRRFPATTSWTRRREIAVGMATHVLATTDRPESLAAVGIGVAGSIAGRPAVLEAIEATFADAFAVPVRTDNNARLAGLAEWLWGAAQGATDVMYLRLSHGVGGALVIDGRMRRGPRASGGEFGHVCVDPAGPACRCTNRGCLERYVGLDAVLAEAGADDVGALLAALDRGDDRAVATLGTASDRIGLVLGNVATVLDTPRVVLGGELAALGDHLVVGVRRAMSRHVLPDKADALDVRPAALGARAGALGGVALVLQDTSIPLPGAPRPA, encoded by the coding sequence GTGCCCCAAGGACTGCAGCACACCGCCCCGCCACGCGCCGGCCATGAGGCGAGAATCCTCGACCACCTCCGCCGCCGCGGTCGCGCGAGCCGTGGCGAGATCGCCACCGCCCTCGGGCTCTCCCGCGCCACCGTCTCGACGGTGACCGGCCAGCTCGTGCGCACCGGCACGCTCGTCGTCGCTCCCGCCACCGAGTCCGGGCGCCTCGGCCGCCGCCCGGAGGTCCTCAGTCTCGACCCGTCCTCCGGCCTCGTCCTCGGGCTCGACTTCGGGCACACGCACGTCACGGTCGTCGCGACCGACGCGTCGCACACGGTCGTCGGCTCCGGCACGCGCCGCTTCCCCGCCACCACCTCGTGGACGAGGCGGCGGGAGATCGCCGTCGGCATGGCCACCCACGTCCTCGCGACGACGGACCGGCCGGAGTCCCTCGCCGCCGTCGGCATCGGCGTGGCCGGCAGCATCGCGGGGCGGCCCGCCGTGCTCGAGGCGATCGAAGCCACGTTCGCCGACGCGTTCGCCGTCCCGGTCCGCACGGACAACAACGCCCGCCTCGCCGGCCTCGCCGAGTGGCTGTGGGGGGCGGCCCAGGGAGCGACCGACGTCATGTACCTGCGCCTGTCCCACGGTGTGGGCGGCGCGCTCGTCATCGACGGCCGGATGCGGCGCGGTCCGCGCGCGAGCGGCGGCGAGTTCGGCCACGTGTGCGTGGACCCCGCCGGTCCCGCCTGTCGATGCACGAACCGCGGTTGCCTCGAGCGCTACGTCGGGCTCGATGCGGTGCTCGCCGAGGCGGGGGCCGACGACGTCGGCGCCCTCCTCGCCGCGCTCGACCGCGGCGACGACCGCGCTGTCGCGACCCTCGGCACCGCGAGCGACCGCATCGGACTCGTCCTCGGCAACGTCGCGACGGTGCTGGACACCCCGCGCGTCGTCCTCGGCGGCGAGCTGGCCGCCCTCGGTGACCACCTCGTCGTCGGCGTCCGGCGGGCGATGTCGCGCCACGTGCTGCCGGACAAGGCCGACGCCCTCGACGTACGCCCCGCCGCGCTGGGCGCCCGGGCCGGCGCGCTCGGCGGCGTCGCCCTGGTGCTGCAGGACACCTCGATCCCGCTGCCCGGGGCGCCGCGACCCGCCTGA